The genomic DNA GCAACCCGCCCACCTGCGGCTGCGCGGCTGGCGGGAGGAGCTCCTCGCCACCGGCCGGACCCCGAGGGAGGACCTGGTGGTCGCCACCGACGGCTACGACCGCCTGGACGGCGCCGTGGCCATGACCCGCCTGCTCGACCTGCCCGAACCGCCCGACGCGGTGTTCGCCTACAACGACCTGGTCGCCCTCGGCGCGCTGCGCGTCCTCGCCGAGCGCGGCGTGCGGGTGCCCGAGGAGATCGCCGTGGTCGGGTTCGACGACATCGAGGACGGCCGCTACGGCGCCGTCACCCTCACCACCATCGCCCCCGACAAGGCCGCCATCGCCCGGCTCGCCGTCGACTGCCTGATCACCAGGATCGAGGCCGCCACCGACCCCGTCCCGCCCCGGCCGCGCCGCATCCTGCCCAGCCACACCCTGGTCGTCCGCGAGTCCACCGCCGGCCGCGCCTGAAACCCGGCCCTGCCCGGGACCCGGCCGCCCCTGGCAGCCGGCCGCCCCTGGCACCCGTCCACCCGTCTCCCTGGCGGGCCGTCACCGTCGAAGGACCCCCGTTGCCGCTCCCGTCCGTCACCCGCAGCCCGTTCGGCACCCTGCCCGACGGCACCCCCGTCGCCCGCTGGACGCTCGACGCCGGCACCGGCGTCCGCGCCGAGGTGCTGGAGCTGGGCGGCGTCCTGCACCGCCTCGACGTGCCCGACCCCGAGGGCCGGACCGCGACCGTCGTCCTCGGCCACGACAGCCTGGACGGCTACACCGCCGACACCGCCTACCTCGGCGCGCTGATCGGCCGCTACGCCAACCGCATCGCCCACGGCCGCTTCGAGCTCGACGGCACGGCCCACCGCGTCCCCGCCAACGACCGCGGCCACGCCCTGCACGGCGGACCCGACGGCTTCCACCGCCGCACCTGGCGGGCCACCGCCGCGTCCGGCCGCACCGGCGCCGCGCTCCGCCTCGACCTGCACAGCCCCGACGGCGACATGGGCTTCCCCGGCGCCCTGCACGTCACCGCCGTCTACACCCTGGAACGCTCCGGCACCCTGCGGCTGGACTGGACCGCCCGCACCGACCGGCCCACCCCGGTCAACCTCACCCACCACGCCTACTTCAACCTCGCCGGCCCCGACCGCACCGACGTGCTCGACCACCGCCTCGCCGTCGACGCCGACGCGTACCTGCCCGTGGACGCCGCCGCGATCCCGCTCGGGGCGCCCGTGCCCACCGTCGGCACCCCCTTCGACCTGCGCGTCCCCCAGCGGCTCGGCGAACGCCTCGCCCACCCCGACCCCCAGCTGCGCCGGGCCGGCGGCTACGACCACTGCTTCGTCCTCGCCCCGCCGCCCGCACCCGGCGCGCTGCGCCGCGCCGCCCGCCTGCGCGACCCCGCCAGCCGGCGCCGGATGGAGGTGTGGACCACCGAGCCCGGCCTGCAGGTCTACACCGGCAACGGCCTCGACGGCGCCCCGCACCCGCGGCACGCCGGGGTGTGCCTGGAGGCCCAGCACTTCCCCGACGCGCCCAACCGGCCCGGCTACCCCGACACCGTGCTGCGCCCCGGCCCCCCGCGGCGCAGCACCACCGAGTTCCGCTTCCCGCACCTGACCGCGCCGCGCGGGGAGCGGTCGTGACCGGCCGGGAAACGGTCGTGACCGCCCGGGGAGCGGTCACGGGCAGGCCGTGGTCAGCGGGCGAGCGTGCTGCTCTCCCGCACCACGACCCGGAAACCCGGCGTGATCCGCCGACCCGGCCCGGTGTAGCGCTGCTCGATCCGCTCCTCCAGGCAGCGCACCGCGAGCTCCGCGATCAGCCGCTTGTCGGGGGCGACCGTGGTGAGCGAAGGGATCGCGTACGCCGCCTCCTCCACGTCGTCGAACCCGACGATCGCCAGGTCCTGGGGCACCCGCAGCCCGGCCTCGTGCGCGGCCCGCAGCGCGCCGAGCGCCAGCAGGTCGTTGAAGCAGAACACCGCGTCGGGCCGCTGCGGCAGGCGCAGCAGCCGCCGCATCGCGGAGGCGCCGTCGGGACGGAAGTACGCGCGCACCGGCGGCAGCAGCTGCGGGTCCACCGTCAGCCCGGCGTCCTCCAGGGCCTCCCGGTACCCGGCGAGCCGCTGCTCGGCGGTGGCCCGCGGGGCCGGGTCCTGCCAGCCGATGGCGGCGATCCGGCGGTAGCCCTCGTCCAGCAGGTGGCGGGTCACCTCGCGGGCGCCGGCCACGTTGTCGATGTGCACCCGGTCGGCGACCGGCCCGAGGTCGGCCTCGCCGAGCAGCACCAGCGGGATCTCCCGGTCGCGGGCCAGCAGCGCCGCCCGGTCCAGGCCCAGCGGGCTGAGGATCACCCCGTCGATCATCGGGGCGCCCAGGCCCGAGGCGATCCGCAGCTCCGCCGCCGGGTCGCCGCCGGTGTCGTCCATCAGCACCGTGATGCCCACCCGGCGGGCCGCCGCGATGACCTCCACCGCGAGCTCCGCGAAGTACGGTGACGGCAGCTCGGGGAAGGCCAGCGCGATGACGCCGCTGCGGCCGGTCCGCAGCCGGCGGGCCATCACGTTGGGCTGGTAGCCGAGGGTGTCGATCGCCCGCTGCACCCGCTCCCGGGTCGCCTCCGCCACCGGCGTCGTCCCGTTCACCACGTTGGAGACGGTCTTCACGGAGACCCGGGCCAGCTCGGCCACGTCCTTCAACCGCGGCGCCGCTGCGCCGCCACCGCCACTGCCGTTGCCACTGCCGCTCGGTACGGACAAGACCGCACCCCTCCTCCCGCCGGCCGTGCGCGAGGGAGCGGGGCCGGCAACGCCTCGACGCCGCTACTACAACGTGAGAATACAAGGTCGCCGATGAACCGCCAGCACGTGCGCGCCCGCGGCCGGGCACCCCCGCAGCGCGCCGCCGACCGGTACCGCCCCTCGCACCCCCACCCAGAAGGAGCGCACCTTGTCCAGCCAAGCCTTACTCCCCGCAAGGAAGTTGTGGCGCGACGCGCGCGCGGCCCTGGCCGCCCTCGCGCTGGTGGTCGCCGCGCTGATCGGCCTGCCCGGGGTCGGCCACGCGGCCGCCTCGCTGCCCTGCGACATCTACGCCGCGGGCGGCACCCCCTGCGTCGCCGCGCACAGCACCACCCGCGCCCTGTTCGGCACC from Kitasatospora terrestris includes the following:
- a CDS encoding aldose epimerase family protein, producing MPLPSVTRSPFGTLPDGTPVARWTLDAGTGVRAEVLELGGVLHRLDVPDPEGRTATVVLGHDSLDGYTADTAYLGALIGRYANRIAHGRFELDGTAHRVPANDRGHALHGGPDGFHRRTWRATAASGRTGAALRLDLHSPDGDMGFPGALHVTAVYTLERSGTLRLDWTARTDRPTPVNLTHHAYFNLAGPDRTDVLDHRLAVDADAYLPVDAAAIPLGAPVPTVGTPFDLRVPQRLGERLAHPDPQLRRAGGYDHCFVLAPPPAPGALRRAARLRDPASRRRMEVWTTEPGLQVYTGNGLDGAPHPRHAGVCLEAQHFPDAPNRPGYPDTVLRPGPPRRSTTEFRFPHLTAPRGERS
- a CDS encoding LacI family DNA-binding transcriptional regulator, which encodes MSVPSGSGNGSGGGGAAAPRLKDVAELARVSVKTVSNVVNGTTPVAEATRERVQRAIDTLGYQPNVMARRLRTGRSGVIALAFPELPSPYFAELAVEVIAAARRVGITVLMDDTGGDPAAELRIASGLGAPMIDGVILSPLGLDRAALLARDREIPLVLLGEADLGPVADRVHIDNVAGAREVTRHLLDEGYRRIAAIGWQDPAPRATAEQRLAGYREALEDAGLTVDPQLLPPVRAYFRPDGASAMRRLLRLPQRPDAVFCFNDLLALGALRAAHEAGLRVPQDLAIVGFDDVEEAAYAIPSLTTVAPDKRLIAELAVRCLEERIEQRYTGPGRRITPGFRVVVRESSTLAR